In Roseicyclus marinus, the genomic window GGGCCTGCGGGTGATCCCGCGCGACTGACGCCTGCGGGGGCCGATGTAGCGACCGCTTCCCCCTGCCATGGATCGGCGGGGGGCGTTACATGGCCAGGGGCAATCCCGCGACCCGATGCGACAGGAACTGGTGCAGGGCCAGGCGTGCGGCGGGGTCGAGCGTGGCCGGCGGCAGGTCCTTGGCGCGGTCTTCCAGCGCGCCGTCCTGCGCGCTGCGCGCAACCCCCAGAAGAAACCGACGCAGGTAGCCCACGGGCAGGTCGTCCTGCGCCAGCAAGTCCATCGCATGGCTCAGATCCTCGCGATAGGCGATCAGGTCGGGCGTGACGCGCCCGCCCTCTGCCACGCGGGGCAGCTTGGGGCGCAACGTGTCGGGCAGATGGGCGAGGATGGCCGCCTGGAATGCCGCAAGCGTTTCGAGCGGTTTGGGCAGAAAGCCATCGGCCCCGGCGCCCATGGCCTCCGCCGCAGCCGTATCGCGATCCGCCCCTGATGTGCCGAGCACGACCGGCACGCGGGGCTGTAGCGCGCTGATATGCGCGATGAGGTCAAGGCCGGACCCGTCGGGCAGGCCAAGGTCCACTATGGCGACCGAGGGGCGGTAGACATTCAGATGCCGCCGTGCGGAGGCGATGCAATCGGCCCGCCGGATGCGCGCCCCCGACCGCAGGCACAAGAGCCGCATCGCCTCGGACGCGTAGCGGCTGTCCTCCACCACAAGGATGGTGAGGCCGAGGAACGGCCGCTCGGGCGTCGGGCGCGGTCGGCCCGCCAGATTGTGCAAGATATCGTCCATCTTTCCCCGGCCCCCTGGTGCTTGCCCCGGGCGGTGCAGACCTGCCCGAGTCGCTGTCAGCGTCCGATTAGGGCGGCGCAAGGTTGAGCTTTGGTTAACTTGCCGCCTGCGGCGCTTCATCCCTTGGCAGGGCGGGTGCGTGCGGCCATATCTCGGCCAAGCCAAGAAGGAGGATGCGCCCATGATCGGTCGCCTGAACCATGTCGCCATCGCCGTTCCCGATCTGGAGGCCGCGGCCGCGCAATACCGCGACACGCTGGGCGCGAAGGTGAACCCGCCGCAGGACGAACCCGACCACGGCGTGACGGTCGTCTTCATCGAATTGCCCAATACCAAGATCGAATTGCTCTACCCGTTGGGCGAGAATTCCCCGATCCAGGGTTTCCTGGACAAGAACCCCTCGGGCGGCATCCACCATGTCTGCTACGAGGTCGAGGATATCCTGGCCGCGCGCGACAGGCTGAAGGCGGCGGGCGCGCGGGTGCTGGGGACGGGCGAGCCCAAGATCGGCGCGCATGGCAAGCCGGTCCTGTTCCTGCATCCCAAGGATTTCACCGGAACCCTCGTCGAGCTGGAGCAGGTCTGATGGGTGTTGTCACGGGTCTCGTTCTTTACGCCATCATCTGGTTCATGACGCTGTTCGTCGTGCTGCAGGTGGGCGTGACCAGCCAGTCGGATGCGGGCGAGCGGGTGATGGGCACCCATGGCTCCGCCCCGGTGAACCCGCAGCTCAAGCGGCGTTTTCTCGTGACCTCGGGTGTCGCGGCGGTGATCTGGGCGATGATCGCGGGCGTCATCCTGAGCGGCGTCATCACGATCGAGGATATCGACCTGTTCACCCGGTTCGGGATGGGGCAGCCCGGTTGAGCGTGTGATAGAGATGGGTGAAGGTCGCGGCGCCCAGGATCGGCACCAGCAGGTTCACCACCGGGATCGTAAGCGGCACGGCCATCAGCACGCCTGCTGCAAACAGCGTTCCTGAATTGCGCCGCCGGAACGCCTGCGCGCCGGCCGCATCGGTGCGGCGCAGGGCGACGAGCTGGCCGTATTCCCGGCCCAGCAAGAAGCCGTTGACCACCCAGAACAGGATCGGCGCGATTGGCGCGAACATGAGGTAGGCCACCAGCGCCACGAGGTTCACGCCCAGCACCACCCCCAGAAACCGCGCGGCATCGCCTATCCCCTCCAAAAGGCCGATGCTGCGCGCGGGGGGCAGGCCGGGGTAATGGCGATCTTCCACCGCATCGGCCACCCGTTCGAGGAAAATCCCCATGAAGGCCGAGGCGACGGGCACCATCAGGAAGACCGACAGGACAAGGAAGATCGGCACCGCCGCCCAGCTGATCGCCGCCTCGGCCCATGTGATCTGGCCGATCCAGGGCAGGGTGAAGGCGTCGGGCAAAAGCCAGCCCACAAGCGCCACGAAGGCGATGTAAAAGCCCAGCAACAGCGCGAGCGTCAGCCCGATGCCCAGGGCCAGCACCAACAGAAAGCGGCGGTCCGAAACCTGTCCCAAGGCCTTGAGAAAGGCGGAGAGGATCATGTGTCGATCCAGTCCGTGATCGCGTCGAGATCGGGGCGGGGGCGTTCCATCGGCTCACCCTTGGGGGTGCCCAGATGGACGAAACCGGCCACGGTCGCGGGCGGCTCCAACCCGAGGCCCGCGCGCAGGAAATCGCGGTCGCGCGCCATCCAGCCGGTCAGCCAATGCCCGCCGAACCCTGCCGCCTCGGCCGCGTTCACAAGGCTGAGACAGGCAAGGCCCGCCGTCTGTTCCTGTTCCACCAGCGGGATCGGCGTATCGGGGCGCGGGGTGGATATGACGGCTACCGTCATCGGCGCGTCGAGAAAGGCCTGGGCCTGTTTGACCAGTTTTTCGGGGTCGCGGCCCTGTGCCGTGCCGATGTCTTGCGTGATGCGGGCCAGCCGGTCGACGGCGGGTTTGCGCAGCACGGCAAAGCGGAAGGGGACGAGTTTCCCGTGATCGGGCACGCGGGCGGCGGCGGTCAAGAGCCGGGTGAGCGTGGCGTCATCGGGGGTGGGCGTCGCAAGCATCCGCACCGGGACCGAGCGACGGGACAGGAGAAACTCCAGGGGGGTGCGCGTGTTCATGCCGCTCATGTCAGGTGTCTTGGGCCGGGGATCAAGGGGGAAGCGGACCGTTGATCAACCCGATGCAGGACGGGTGCGGAAAACTGCAGTTTTTCGATGTCTCGGCGCGGTCAGGTCTTTTTGGTCGCCGCCTTGGGCTTCGGTTTCGCCGCCGCCTTGGTCTTGGTGGTCTTGGCGGCCTTTGGCTTGGCAGCTTTTGCCTTTGCCTTGCCCTTGGCGGGGGCTTTCGCGGCCTTTTCGGCGATCCATTCGACCGCCTGTTCCAGTGTCACCGCCTCGGGGGCGATATCCTTGGGGATCGTGGCGTTGACCTTGTCCCATTTCACGTAAGGCCCGTAGCGTCCCGGCATGACCTGGATGGGTCCGCCATGTTCGGGATGCTCGCCCAGTTCCTTGAGCGGGGCGGCGGCCGATCCGCGCCCGCTGCGGCCCGCGGCCTTGGCCGCCAGCAATTCCACCGCGCGGTTCATGCCGATGGTCCAGACCTCTTCCACATCGGGGAGATTGGCGTAGAGCGGCTTGGCGGCTTCCTTGGCCTTGTAGCTGACATAGGGGCCGAAGCGGCCGATCGCGGCCTCGACCGGCGCGCCATCCTCGGGGTGGGGGCCGACCATGCGCGGCAGCGACAGAAGCTTGAGCGCCTTGTCGATGTCCATCGCATCGGCCTGCCAACCCTTGGGCAGGGAGGCGCGCTTGGGTTTGGGATTGTCCTCGGTCGCGTCGCCCAGCTGCACATAGGGGCCAAAGCGCCCATCGCGCAGCGTCACGGGTTCCGACGTATCGGGATCGACGCCCAGCATCTTGCCATCCGGGCCGATGGCCGTGCCGTCATCGCCCTCGGGGTTCGGGGGGCCGAAGGGGCGGGTGTAGCGGCATTCGGGATAGTTCGAGCAGCCGATGAAGGCCCCGCCCGAGCGCGCGGTCCGCATCGATAGCCGCCCCGCGCCGCAAGACGGGCAGGCGCGCGGGTCGGACCCGTCGGGGCGCGGCGGGAAGAGATGCGGCTCCAGCACCTCGTTGATCTTGTCGAGCACATCGGTGATGCGCAGTTCCGAGGTTTCCGACAGCGAGGCCGAGAAATCGCGCCAGAAAGCGGTCAGAACATCCTTGTAGGCGCGGTCGCCCGCGCTGACCTCGTCGAGCTGGTTTTCCAGATCGGCGGTGAAGTCGTATTCGACGTAGCGGCGGAAGTAATTGACGAGGAATGCCGTGACGAGCCGCCCCTTGTCCTCTGGGATGAGGCGGTTCTTGTCCTTGCGGACGTAGCCGCGCGCCACGATCGTGTCGAGGATGCTGGCATAGGTCGAGGGTCGCCCGATGCCCAGTTCCTCCATCCGCTTGACCAGTGTCGCCTCGGTGTAGCGGGGGGGGGCTTGGGTGAAATGCTGCTGGCCGAGCGTCGCGCCATCGGCGGACAAAAGGGCGGCATCGGATGTAGCGAGATCGCCGGTCCGCGTCGTCGCACCGTCGCCCGACAGCTTTTTCCATTCGCCCTTGAGCGCATCGGCGGCGGGTTTCAACGCCTCGCCACGCGCCATCTGCGGCAGGCGGCGGCTGTCCTCGTCGGTCTCGTCGTCGCGGCCTTCCTCGTAGACCTTGAGGAAACCGTCGAACAGCACGACCTGCCCGGTGGCGCGCAATTCGACCTGCGCATCGGCGCTGGCGATGGTGACGGTGGTGCGTTCGAGGCGGGCGGCCTCCATCTGGCTGGCGATGGTGCGCTTCCAGATCAGGTCGTAAAGCTTGCGCTGGTCATCCTCGGACAGGCGGATGTCGTCGGGCGATTTCGACAGGTCCGTGGGCCGGATGCATTCATGCGCTTCCTGCGCATTCTTGGCCTTGTTCTTGTACATGCGCGGATCGGCGGGGACGTAATTTGCCCCGTAACGCGCCTTGATCGTGTCGCGGGCGGCGTGGACGGCCTCGGGGGCCATGTCGATGCCGTCGGTCCGCATGTAGGTGATGTGGCCCGCCTCATAGAGACGCTGGGCCGCGTTCATCGTCTGGCGCGCGCCCATGCCGTATTTGCGGCTCGCCTCCTGCTGGAGGGTGGAGGTCATGAAGGGCGGCGCGGGGTTGCGGTTGGCGGGCTTGGCCTCGACATCGGTGACGCTGAGCGCGCGGGAGGCGACGGCCTGCACGGCAAGGCCCGCTTCGGCGGCGGTGGCCAGGTCATAGCGGTCGAGTTTCTTGCCGCGCAGATGGGTCAGGCGCGCCTCGACCTCTTGCCCGCGGGGCGTTTGCAGCATGGCGCGGACCGACCAGTATTCGCGGGCGCGGAAAGCCTCGATCTCCATCTCGCGGTCGGTGATGATGCGCAGTGCCACCGATTGCACGCGGCCCGCCGATTTCGCGCCGGGCAGCTTGCGCCATAGCACCGGCGAGAGGTTGAAGCCCACAAGGTAATCCAGCGCGCGGCGGGCGAGATAGGCCTCGACCAGTTCCATATCGACCTGACGGGGCTTTTTCATCGCCTCGGTCACGGCGGATTTTGTGATGGCGTTGAAGACCACGCGGCTGACCTCGGTGCCGGATTTGATCGCCTTTTGCTTGGTCAGGGCTTCCTGGAGGTGCCAGGAAATCGCCTCTCCCTCGCGGTCGGGGTCGGTGGCGAGGATCAGGACGGGGTCGGATTTCAGCGCCTCGGCGATGGCTTTGACATGCTTGCGACTGTCGGTTGCGATTTCCCATTCCATGGCGAATCCCGCCTCGGGGTCGACCGATCCGTCCTTGGAAGGCAGGTCGCGGACATGGCCGTAGGAGGCGAGAACGGTGTAGTCGCTGCCCAGATACTTGTTGATTGTCTTGGCCTTGGCGGGCGATTCGACGACGACGACGGGCATGCGGAACT contains:
- a CDS encoding DUF1467 family protein, which translates into the protein MGVVTGLVLYAIIWFMTLFVVLQVGVTSQSDAGERVMGTHGSAPVNPQLKRRFLVTSGVAAVIWAMIAGVILSGVITIEDIDLFTRFGMGQPG
- a CDS encoding nitroreductase family protein, with protein sequence MNTRTPLEFLLSRRSVPVRMLATPTPDDATLTRLLTAAARVPDHGKLVPFRFAVLRKPAVDRLARITQDIGTAQGRDPEKLVKQAQAFLDAPMTVAVISTPRPDTPIPLVEQEQTAGLACLSLVNAAEAAGFGGHWLTGWMARDRDFLRAGLGLEPPATVAGFVHLGTPKGEPMERPRPDLDAITDWIDT
- the mce gene encoding methylmalonyl-CoA epimerase, encoding MIGRLNHVAIAVPDLEAAAAQYRDTLGAKVNPPQDEPDHGVTVVFIELPNTKIELLYPLGENSPIQGFLDKNPSGGIHHVCYEVEDILAARDRLKAAGARVLGTGEPKIGAHGKPVLFLHPKDFTGTLVELEQV
- a CDS encoding response regulator, coding for MDDILHNLAGRPRPTPERPFLGLTILVVEDSRYASEAMRLLCLRSGARIRRADCIASARRHLNVYRPSVAIVDLGLPDGSGLDLIAHISALQPRVPVVLGTSGADRDTAAAEAMGAGADGFLPKPLETLAAFQAAILAHLPDTLRPKLPRVAEGGRVTPDLIAYREDLSHAMDLLAQDDLPVGYLRRFLLGVARSAQDGALEDRAKDLPPATLDPAARLALHQFLSHRVAGLPLAM
- the topA gene encoding type I DNA topoisomerase — protein: MPVVVVESPAKAKTINKYLGSDYTVLASYGHVRDLPSKDGSVDPEAGFAMEWEIATDSRKHVKAIAEALKSDPVLILATDPDREGEAISWHLQEALTKQKAIKSGTEVSRVVFNAITKSAVTEAMKKPRQVDMELVEAYLARRALDYLVGFNLSPVLWRKLPGAKSAGRVQSVALRIITDREMEIEAFRAREYWSVRAMLQTPRGQEVEARLTHLRGKKLDRYDLATAAEAGLAVQAVASRALSVTDVEAKPANRNPAPPFMTSTLQQEASRKYGMGARQTMNAAQRLYEAGHITYMRTDGIDMAPEAVHAARDTIKARYGANYVPADPRMYKNKAKNAQEAHECIRPTDLSKSPDDIRLSEDDQRKLYDLIWKRTIASQMEAARLERTTVTIASADAQVELRATGQVVLFDGFLKVYEEGRDDETDEDSRRLPQMARGEALKPAADALKGEWKKLSGDGATTRTGDLATSDAALLSADGATLGQQHFTQAPPRYTEATLVKRMEELGIGRPSTYASILDTIVARGYVRKDKNRLIPEDKGRLVTAFLVNYFRRYVEYDFTADLENQLDEVSAGDRAYKDVLTAFWRDFSASLSETSELRITDVLDKINEVLEPHLFPPRPDGSDPRACPSCGAGRLSMRTARSGGAFIGCSNYPECRYTRPFGPPNPEGDDGTAIGPDGKMLGVDPDTSEPVTLRDGRFGPYVQLGDATEDNPKPKRASLPKGWQADAMDIDKALKLLSLPRMVGPHPEDGAPVEAAIGRFGPYVSYKAKEAAKPLYANLPDVEEVWTIGMNRAVELLAAKAAGRSGRGSAAAPLKELGEHPEHGGPIQVMPGRYGPYVKWDKVNATIPKDIAPEAVTLEQAVEWIAEKAAKAPAKGKAKAKAAKPKAAKTTKTKAAAKPKPKAATKKT
- a CDS encoding EI24 domain-containing protein, translated to MILSAFLKALGQVSDRRFLLVLALGIGLTLALLLGFYIAFVALVGWLLPDAFTLPWIGQITWAEAAISWAAVPIFLVLSVFLMVPVASAFMGIFLERVADAVEDRHYPGLPPARSIGLLEGIGDAARFLGVVLGVNLVALVAYLMFAPIAPILFWVVNGFLLGREYGQLVALRRTDAAGAQAFRRRNSGTLFAAGVLMAVPLTIPVVNLLVPILGAATFTHLYHTLNRAAPSRTG